The DNA region GGTTTCTAAGATTTCTGCTGAAGGAACGGATGCATCATATTTATAACGGTACAATGCATCATCGCTTGAGCTTGAAACCCAGAGAATACCAGGTTCGATTGATGCAATGCCTTTGATCCAACTAGCTATGCTCTCAGATGTATAATTCAAAGTATTAGAGGTATAGGTATAAGAATAAAAATTAGAGGAACCATTATTACTTTGAAAAAATTGTCTAGATGGGTCATCTGATTTTTCGATTTCTATAGCATAGGCAGACTGCGCAGTGGGTATGCTTCCTATAACGGAAAGAGTATTTGGGTCTATTTGTAATATGCTATTTTCTTTATCCCATCCCAAAAGATAATCACCATCAAATGCTATATCTACGTCCGAATCCTCCCATTGTGCCGGCCCTTCGTTAAGAATGTTAAGGGATTTTATCCATTCAGAAGGAGCCGGTCCGTTTTCAATTTTCTGTAAAATAATAGGAGAGGTAGATTCTGGACTTAAAATTGTTAGTTCGTTATTTTCTAGGGAATAATTATTGATAGTATTACCATAATAGGATGCATTCATCGTTATTTGGTCTTCGGTTACCATAACATTGCTGATGTAATCATTTTTAAACCCCATAGCGTCTTCTGATAAAATTGTTATGGTATTATCATTGTTAATATAGACGTATTTGGAATTTTCCAAACCAAAAGTACCTTCTAAAACTTCCCATTGGCCAAAGACTGCTGGCTCTACTGTTTGGGCATTAAGCCCGGGTTCTCCTTGTATGCCTTGTTCGCCTTGCGGACCCTCTTTGGTGCACGATATAAAGACAGTGCTAATTACTATGGCAAAGGCGGATATACAGCTCATCAATTTTTTCATGATATAAAAGTTTATATGATTGTTTGAGCTTTAATGTGGTTTAAAAAGAAAGGTTAACATCTAGGAATATTTATTTTTAGAACGTGCAGACAACCTACAGGTAGGCTATAGAATTAGCGCTCCAGGTCTTTGAATAAATGTGCCTTTTGAAAAAATTAAATTGTCCGTTAAGCAAATGGGGACTATCTGTGCTTTAGTGCTATGGAGTTTGGGCTAAGTAGGTTAATGAATATGAATTTGATACACCGGTGTGGGTACTTATGCTTTATAGAAATTGTATGATATTTTAGTAATGAATAAGTATTGTCATAAGTAAGGACATAGTAAT from Zobellia alginiliquefaciens includes:
- a CDS encoding YncE family protein → MKKLMSCISAFAIVISTVFISCTKEGPQGEQGIQGEPGLNAQTVEPAVFGQWEVLEGTFGLENSKYVYINNDNTITILSEDAMGFKNDYISNVMVTEDQITMNASYYGNTINNYSLENNELTILSPESTSPIILQKIENGPAPSEWIKSLNILNEGPAQWEDSDVDIAFDGDYLLGWDKENSILQIDPNTLSVIGSIPTAQSAYAIEIEKSDDPSRQFFQSNNGSSNFYSYTYTSNTLNYTSESIASWIKGIASIEPGILWVSSSSDDALYRYKYDASVPSAEILETIALDFQPGGMDFRNGYLYFTNGTLLYKCQTTPEFSVVETYKIDGHYISGVTFDGTNFWLTAQERGSYTMKIIKTDLTI